One window of the Amycolatopsis mediterranei genome contains the following:
- a CDS encoding ABC transporter permease, whose product MSTPVPDVRMSPTAAVGLVASREISTRVKSKAFRVSTVIMLLLIVVGIVAIKLISGGSGPDAKVGFTTATAAFSAPLKAVGKTLDENIETTQVADEAAGRAKLADGSLDALLTGDGKNVHVQVKKDLDGKLANVLQLVSQQVAVSRQVTALGGDPARFQAAIASAKFVEDPPLEEPYDYNGQQLVLGIVAGILIYLSLMINGQSVAQGVVEEKTSRVVELLLSTIKPWQLMAGKVLGIGVVGLIQMLVIGAGGVIAGLSTGVLTISVSAAVGTVVWLVVWYLLGFFMYSIVFAALGALVSRQEDVGGATMPALMFVIAGYVIGISVLPSDPGNTFVEVLSVIPVFSPTLMPMRLAMGGVPVWEAVVSVGLVVLLIPGLIWLAARIYRNAVMRTGAKVKLRDALRAA is encoded by the coding sequence ATGAGTACCCCGGTTCCGGATGTTCGGATGAGCCCGACGGCCGCGGTGGGCCTGGTCGCCTCCCGCGAGATCAGCACCCGTGTGAAGTCGAAGGCCTTCCGCGTCAGCACCGTGATCATGTTGCTGCTCATCGTGGTCGGCATCGTGGCGATCAAGCTGATCTCCGGCGGCAGCGGCCCCGACGCCAAGGTCGGGTTCACCACCGCGACGGCCGCCTTTTCGGCGCCGTTGAAGGCGGTCGGGAAGACCCTCGACGAGAACATCGAGACCACTCAGGTCGCCGACGAGGCCGCCGGGCGCGCGAAGCTGGCCGACGGCTCGCTCGACGCGCTGCTCACCGGCGACGGCAAGAACGTGCACGTCCAGGTGAAGAAGGACCTCGACGGCAAGCTCGCCAACGTCCTGCAGCTCGTGTCGCAGCAGGTCGCGGTCAGCCGGCAGGTCACGGCGCTGGGCGGTGACCCGGCCCGGTTCCAGGCGGCGATCGCGTCCGCGAAGTTCGTCGAGGACCCGCCGCTGGAGGAGCCGTACGACTACAACGGCCAGCAGCTCGTGCTGGGCATCGTCGCCGGCATCCTGATCTACCTGTCGCTGATGATCAACGGCCAGAGCGTGGCCCAGGGTGTCGTCGAGGAAAAGACGTCCCGGGTCGTCGAACTGCTGCTGTCGACGATCAAGCCGTGGCAGCTGATGGCAGGCAAGGTGCTCGGGATCGGGGTGGTGGGGCTGATCCAGATGCTCGTGATCGGCGCCGGCGGGGTCATCGCCGGGCTGTCCACCGGAGTGCTGACCATCTCCGTTTCCGCGGCCGTGGGCACGGTCGTCTGGCTGGTGGTCTGGTACCTGCTCGGGTTCTTCATGTACTCGATCGTGTTCGCCGCGCTCGGGGCGCTGGTTTCGCGCCAGGAAGACGTCGGCGGCGCGACGATGCCGGCCCTGATGTTCGTGATCGCCGGGTACGTGATCGGCATTTCCGTGCTGCCGTCGGATCCGGGCAACACGTTCGTCGAGGTGCTTTCGGTGATTCCGGTGTTCTCGCCGACGCTGATGCCGATGCGCCTGGCGATGGGCGGGGTGCCCGTTTGGGAAGCGGTGGTGTCGGTGGGGCTGGTGGTGCTGCTGATTCCGGGGCTGATCTGGCTCGCCGCGCGGATCTACCGGAACGCCGTCATGCGCACCGGCGCGAAAGTGAAACTCCGCGACGCGCTGCGCGCCGCCTGA
- a CDS encoding ABC transporter ATP-binding protein, whose protein sequence is MTGLEIDGVSKRYGEVVALREMTFDVRPGELFGFVGSNGAGKTTTMRIALGVLSADAGEVRYDGVPVTHETRRHIGYMPEERGLYPKMKVAEQLTYLARLHGMPAADARASAEKWTERLGVAGRRDDEVQKLSLGNQQRVQLAAALVHEPRILVLDEPFSGLDPVAVDVMSQVLKEKAAEGVPVVFSSHQLDLVERLCDRVGIVRSGQMVARGTVDELRAGGAVRLRVDVPEAADGWADGLPGVKVLGRTGAVTELELGEGADDQAVLKAALATGPVHEFAREQPSLTDLFRSVVTTEEVSA, encoded by the coding sequence ATGACCGGTTTGGAGATCGATGGGGTGTCCAAACGCTACGGCGAAGTGGTCGCCCTGCGGGAAATGACGTTCGACGTCCGGCCGGGCGAACTGTTCGGCTTCGTCGGCAGCAACGGCGCCGGCAAGACCACGACCATGCGGATCGCGCTCGGGGTGCTGTCCGCCGACGCCGGCGAAGTCCGCTACGACGGCGTCCCGGTCACCCACGAAACGCGCCGCCACATCGGATACATGCCCGAAGAACGCGGGCTCTACCCGAAGATGAAGGTGGCCGAGCAGCTGACCTACCTCGCGCGGCTGCACGGCATGCCCGCCGCCGACGCGCGGGCGTCGGCGGAGAAGTGGACCGAACGGCTGGGCGTCGCCGGCCGCCGCGACGACGAGGTGCAGAAGCTCTCCCTCGGCAACCAGCAGCGCGTCCAGCTGGCCGCGGCGCTGGTGCACGAGCCACGGATCCTGGTGCTCGACGAGCCGTTCTCCGGCCTCGACCCGGTCGCGGTCGACGTGATGAGCCAGGTGCTCAAGGAGAAGGCGGCCGAGGGGGTGCCGGTCGTGTTCTCCAGCCACCAGCTCGATCTGGTGGAACGGCTCTGCGACCGCGTCGGGATCGTCCGCAGTGGACAGATGGTCGCCCGGGGCACGGTCGACGAGCTGCGCGCCGGCGGCGCCGTGCGGCTGCGGGTCGACGTCCCCGAGGCCGCCGACGGGTGGGCCGACGGCCTGCCCGGGGTGAAGGTGCTCGGGCGGACGGGCGCGGTGACCGAGCTCGAGCTGGGCGAGGGCGCCGACGACCAGGCCGTGCTCAAGGCGGCGCTGGCCACCGGGCCGGTCCACGAGTTCGCCCGCGAGCAGCCGTCGCTGACCGACCTGTTCCGGTCCGTCGTCACCACCGAGGAGGTTTCCGCATGA
- a CDS encoding mechanosensitive ion channel family protein, with amino-acid sequence MGEQLKDGLGQAWAMVATFVPKLVGFLIILLIGWLIAKAVSKGLALVLGKAGFGKLVERTGLSGKIGQQKIDATGILVKLVYYFILLIALQLAFGVFGPTNPVSQLLNDIIAFLPRIVVALVLVVVAAAIAKVVRDVVASALSGRGAARPLSVAAYWLIMAFGIIAALGQVNIATAITGPVLIAVLATIGGVIVVGFGGGLIKPAQDRWRGWMANMEHQLETPAQRTGEMSTHAAAPRATVGADSTPTPPVGTPRPQI; translated from the coding sequence ATGGGCGAGCAACTTAAGGACGGGCTCGGGCAGGCGTGGGCCATGGTGGCCACGTTCGTCCCGAAACTCGTGGGATTCCTGATCATCCTGCTGATCGGCTGGTTGATCGCGAAAGCCGTCTCGAAAGGGCTGGCACTCGTGCTCGGGAAAGCCGGTTTCGGGAAACTGGTCGAGCGGACCGGGCTGAGCGGAAAGATCGGCCAGCAGAAGATCGACGCGACCGGGATCCTCGTCAAATTGGTCTACTACTTCATTCTGCTGATCGCGCTGCAGCTGGCGTTCGGCGTGTTCGGGCCGACCAACCCGGTGAGCCAGCTGCTCAACGACATCATCGCGTTCCTGCCGCGGATCGTGGTGGCGCTGGTGCTCGTCGTGGTGGCCGCGGCGATCGCGAAGGTGGTGCGGGACGTCGTCGCGTCCGCGCTGTCCGGCCGCGGTGCGGCGCGCCCGCTTTCAGTGGCGGCCTACTGGCTGATCATGGCGTTCGGCATCATCGCGGCCCTCGGCCAGGTGAACATCGCGACGGCCATCACCGGCCCGGTGCTGATCGCGGTCCTGGCGACGATCGGCGGCGTGATCGTGGTCGGCTTCGGCGGCGGCCTGATCAAGCCGGCCCAGGACCGCTGGCGCGGCTGGATGGCGAACATGGAGCACCAGCTGGAGACCCCGGCCCAGCGCACGGGCGAGATGAGCACGCACGCGGCGGCCCCGCGGGCGACGGTCGGCGCGGACAGCACCCCGACGCCGCCGGTCGGCACCCCGCGCCCGCAGATCTGA